A genomic window from Agreia sp. COWG includes:
- a CDS encoding SulP family inorganic anion transporter — protein sequence MRSPVASETPTHFLPFSDQLESLVAIARRTESPGRYRPEPSVLTALRTPRILTREVLAGLVVAMALIPEAISFSIIAGVDPRVGLFSSFVMAVSIAFLGGRPAMITAATGAIALVIAPVARDYGIDYFIATVILAGIFQVLLGVLGVAKLMRFIPRSVMVGFVNSLAILIFIAQLPQLLGVTWLVYPLVAVGITIMVVMPRITKIIPAPLVAIVLLTAATVVFAFAVPTVGDQGELPRSLPSLFVPNVPLTWQTFQMIAPFALAMAVVGLLESLMTAKLVDEITDTHSRKTREAWGQGIANMLSGLFGGMGGCAMIGQTMINVKASGARTRISTFLAGVFLLILVVGLGDVVAIIPMAALVAVMVMVSVATFDWHSIRPSTLKAMPVGETVVMVATVAVVVATDNLAIGVIVGVIISMVVFARKVAHFATVTRSELDEQGEQVARYTVDGELFFASSNDLTTQFDYVDDPERVVIDMSSSHIWDASTVAALDAITTKYSQHGKQVTFEGLNDASIRLQGRLAGKLGTGH from the coding sequence ATGCGTTCGCCGGTCGCCAGCGAGACGCCCACACACTTTCTTCCATTCTCCGACCAATTGGAGTCGCTTGTGGCTATCGCCCGACGAACAGAATCCCCCGGCCGTTACCGGCCAGAGCCCTCGGTGCTCACCGCGCTGCGTACCCCGCGCATCCTGACTCGCGAGGTGCTCGCAGGCCTCGTCGTGGCCATGGCGCTCATCCCCGAGGCCATCTCGTTCTCGATCATCGCGGGCGTCGATCCGCGCGTCGGCCTCTTCTCGTCGTTCGTCATGGCGGTGTCGATCGCGTTCCTGGGTGGCCGCCCCGCCATGATCACCGCGGCGACGGGAGCGATCGCCCTCGTCATCGCCCCTGTGGCCAGGGACTACGGCATCGACTACTTCATCGCGACGGTGATTCTGGCCGGCATCTTCCAGGTGCTGCTCGGGGTGCTCGGCGTAGCGAAGCTGATGCGGTTCATCCCGCGCAGCGTGATGGTGGGCTTCGTGAACTCGCTCGCCATCCTGATCTTCATCGCCCAGCTGCCGCAGCTGCTCGGCGTGACCTGGCTGGTCTACCCGTTGGTGGCCGTCGGCATCACGATCATGGTGGTGATGCCGCGCATCACCAAGATCATCCCCGCGCCGCTCGTGGCGATCGTGCTGTTGACTGCAGCGACCGTGGTGTTCGCCTTCGCCGTACCGACGGTCGGTGACCAGGGCGAGCTGCCGCGCAGCCTGCCGTCGCTCTTCGTGCCGAACGTGCCCCTCACCTGGCAGACCTTCCAGATGATCGCGCCCTTTGCTCTCGCCATGGCAGTGGTCGGCCTGCTCGAGTCGCTCATGACCGCGAAGCTCGTCGACGAGATCACCGACACCCACTCGAGAAAGACCCGCGAGGCGTGGGGCCAGGGCATCGCCAACATGCTCTCGGGCCTCTTCGGCGGAATGGGTGGCTGCGCCATGATCGGCCAGACCATGATCAATGTGAAGGCCTCCGGCGCCCGCACCCGCATCTCGACCTTCCTCGCCGGCGTCTTCCTGCTGATTCTGGTGGTCGGCCTCGGCGACGTAGTGGCCATCATTCCCATGGCGGCCCTTGTGGCCGTAATGGTCATGGTGTCGGTCGCTACGTTCGACTGGCACTCCATCAGGCCGTCGACGCTCAAAGCCATGCCTGTCGGCGAGACCGTCGTGATGGTCGCGACGGTCGCCGTGGTCGTCGCGACCGACAACCTGGCGATCGGGGTGATCGTTGGCGTCATCATCTCGATGGTTGTCTTCGCCCGCAAGGTCGCCCACTTCGCCACCGTGACCCGTTCCGAGCTCGACGAGCAGGGCGAGCAGGTGGCCCGTTACACCGTCGACGGCGAGCTCTTCTTCGCCTCGTCGAACGACCTGACCACCCAGTTCGACTACGTCGACGACCCCGAGCGCGTGGTCATCGACATGTCGTCGAGCCACATCTGGGATGCATCGACGGTCGCGGCCCTCGACGCCATCACCACCAAGTACTCTCAGCACGGAAAGCAGGTGACGTTCGAGGGCCTGAACGATGCGAGCATCCGGCTGCAGGGTCGCCTCGCCGGAAAGCTCGGCACCGGCCACTAG
- a CDS encoding VOC family protein — protein sequence MTNITPAPLKLGRIAATIPVTDVDRSVEFYRTHLGMNVHFTNGHPIGFVILRNGQAELHLTVVKAHQAAIHNVAHLLVDDAAALYESMDDAGVRVVKGLRDADYGLRGFVFSDPDGNRIDVGQHLAH from the coding sequence ATGACGAACATCACACCCGCACCGCTGAAGTTGGGGCGCATCGCGGCCACCATTCCCGTGACCGACGTCGATCGGTCCGTGGAGTTCTACCGCACACACCTCGGTATGAACGTGCATTTCACGAACGGACACCCCATCGGTTTCGTGATCCTTCGCAACGGCCAGGCGGAACTCCATCTGACCGTTGTGAAGGCTCACCAAGCGGCGATCCACAACGTTGCCCACCTGCTTGTCGATGATGCAGCTGCCCTGTACGAATCGATGGATGACGCGGGGGTGCGCGTGGTCAAGGGGCTTCGCGACGCGGATTACGGCCTTCGCGGTTTCGTCTTCTCAGATCCCGACGGCAATCGCATCGACGTGGGCCAGCACCTGGCGCACTGA
- a CDS encoding LamG-like jellyroll fold domain-containing protein — MPEHTNDNDRSGLSRRGFLAATAAVGAVTAAGLGSASPAAASPAAAPLVGAASAAQAIASSATPTRAAKKWKPDLPSPRFTVAVMPDTQYMFDGASIDPKPLRASLHYLLSEQKHQNIVFLAHLGDLTQNGAANEMAASGAEFDVLDKSGAAYSVLAGNHDIPSSTDDQRGQTPYLDVFGPSRFSGSDSFIGSSADGYNTAHRFTAAGREWLVLALDWRTSAGGIDWARSVLAAHPQSPVILTSHTLVDSNPDGTAAFDDYGQGLWDSFIKGQDQIFLTLNGHYWGPGRTTATNAAGHAVDLHLTNYQNRYYGGAAMIRLYHFDLERNVIDVETLAPFLIDGGLKAPNELAEQEVRLSGDVDRFTMQIDFDERFSGFAPVAVRAPRAAQSMLVSGTIAYWRFDGNANGAGVGSATRVSDLSGHGNDLIVAGRPGAAAGALTWSNAHHPDQPSTGSIAFTGGRPGGDYLKTVDQAPMNSNQFLRGYTVEAFFSLPAAFDSSANGFSALLSQSSSASQAGKAHSSSGDPDEPAVTLSFSGDRELQWCVYPVSQDGSLTNWGHELPLETWWHVAVVNDGKHTTMYVDGCPVARNPSTANHGLAVVGQPWLLGGYNYGGKLDQVFVGSIGDVRLTERALDPTEFMIA, encoded by the coding sequence GTGCCCGAACACACCAATGACAACGATCGCTCAGGCCTCTCCCGCCGAGGCTTCCTCGCCGCCACCGCAGCCGTCGGCGCCGTCACCGCAGCCGGCTTGGGCTCGGCGTCGCCCGCCGCAGCATCGCCCGCTGCGGCGCCCCTCGTCGGGGCGGCCTCCGCGGCTCAGGCCATCGCCTCGTCGGCCACCCCGACCCGAGCCGCCAAGAAGTGGAAGCCCGATCTGCCCTCCCCGCGCTTCACGGTCGCGGTGATGCCAGACACGCAGTACATGTTCGACGGTGCGTCCATCGATCCCAAGCCTCTGCGCGCCTCGTTGCACTACCTGCTCTCGGAGCAGAAACACCAGAACATCGTCTTTCTGGCGCACCTCGGCGACCTCACCCAGAACGGTGCCGCTAATGAGATGGCCGCCTCCGGCGCGGAGTTCGACGTTCTCGACAAATCCGGAGCCGCCTACAGCGTTCTCGCCGGCAATCACGACATCCCGTCGTCGACAGACGACCAGCGCGGCCAGACGCCCTATCTCGACGTGTTCGGGCCCTCGCGGTTCAGCGGGTCGGACAGCTTCATCGGCTCCTCGGCCGACGGCTACAACACGGCACACCGCTTCACTGCCGCGGGGCGCGAGTGGCTCGTTCTCGCTCTCGACTGGCGCACCAGCGCGGGCGGAATCGACTGGGCACGCTCTGTGCTCGCGGCGCATCCGCAGTCACCGGTCATCCTGACCTCGCACACCCTCGTCGACTCCAACCCCGACGGCACGGCGGCCTTCGACGACTACGGCCAAGGCCTCTGGGACTCGTTCATCAAGGGCCAAGACCAGATCTTTCTGACCCTCAACGGACACTACTGGGGGCCCGGCCGCACGACCGCCACCAACGCGGCCGGGCACGCCGTCGATCTGCATCTCACGAACTACCAGAACCGGTACTACGGCGGTGCCGCGATGATTCGGCTGTACCACTTCGATCTCGAGCGAAACGTGATCGACGTCGAGACGCTCGCGCCATTCCTGATCGACGGCGGCCTGAAGGCGCCGAACGAGCTCGCCGAACAGGAGGTGCGTCTGAGCGGTGACGTCGACCGGTTCACCATGCAGATCGACTTCGACGAGCGCTTCTCGGGCTTCGCACCGGTCGCCGTGCGTGCCCCGCGAGCCGCGCAGAGCATGCTCGTCTCGGGAACGATCGCCTATTGGCGCTTCGACGGCAATGCGAATGGCGCTGGCGTGGGCAGCGCGACACGAGTGTCGGATCTGAGCGGGCACGGAAACGATCTGATCGTCGCCGGTCGCCCGGGAGCGGCTGCGGGGGCTCTCACCTGGTCGAACGCACATCATCCGGATCAGCCGAGCACCGGCAGTATCGCGTTCACGGGAGGTCGCCCGGGCGGCGACTACCTGAAGACCGTCGACCAGGCGCCGATGAACAGCAACCAGTTCCTTCGCGGGTACACGGTCGAGGCGTTCTTCTCCCTGCCCGCCGCGTTCGACAGCAGCGCGAACGGCTTCAGCGCGTTGCTGTCGCAGTCGTCGTCGGCAAGCCAGGCGGGCAAGGCGCATTCGAGCAGCGGCGACCCCGACGAGCCCGCCGTGACCCTGAGCTTCTCGGGTGATCGAGAGCTGCAGTGGTGCGTGTATCCGGTGAGCCAGGACGGCTCGCTCACGAACTGGGGTCATGAACTGCCCCTGGAGACGTGGTGGCATGTCGCAGTCGTCAACGACGGCAAGCACACGACCATGTACGTCGACGGCTGCCCGGTGGCGCGCAATCCCTCCACCGCGAACCACGGGCTGGCCGTGGTCGGCCAACCCTGGTTGCTCGGCGGCTACAACTACGGCGGCAAACTCGATCAGGTCTTCGTCGGAAGCATCGGCGACGTAAGGCTCACCGAGCGTGCCCTCGACCCGACGGAATTCATGATCGCCTGA
- a CDS encoding glycosyltransferase family 39 protein yields the protein MSAARRDGASGRMLPLRPHPLVIFALGTLITATASWVPSYWNDEAATLRLARLPLGELIAFVQHKDAVHAAYALLMHGWIGLFGESEFAVRLPSALAIGAAAAGILVLLRELDRPRAALLAAIVFTLLPRSSFNGVEARSSALATALVVWGAVCVVRAAVHGRWWRWAFVAIAVGASVAVFLYAALVIPALLVLAFAASRGTETVVRTAVVRTAVASIVGVGLASPVIVVAAGQSSQVGWLSSQPVNLYTVVVEPFFGSSWWLAGLVIGLLVCGVVSRATSNTYALVLACATWIVVPAAVLLAASALISPLFTPRYLSVSSPAIAIIGALVLSSWRRRAMIAAAVALTLAAAPAFVEARTPLGKPGGQDLRGLAHLLQQQAEPGDAIVLGDRGTVSLRPRIALAAYPDAFAELDDVALIGSYADMGTYSDRLIGGDALVARLASERRVWVVTPASGASSISDARLSEAGFERTRVQRVPTMTITLWTSAVQ from the coding sequence GTGAGTGCGGCGAGACGAGACGGGGCTTCGGGCCGGATGCTGCCGCTTCGCCCCCATCCGCTTGTCATCTTTGCTCTGGGCACGCTCATCACCGCGACCGCCTCGTGGGTGCCGTCGTACTGGAACGACGAGGCGGCGACCCTCCGCCTCGCCAGGCTGCCACTCGGCGAGCTGATCGCATTCGTTCAACACAAAGACGCCGTGCACGCCGCCTACGCACTGCTCATGCACGGGTGGATCGGCCTGTTCGGGGAATCCGAGTTCGCGGTGCGCCTTCCCTCGGCGCTGGCGATCGGCGCGGCGGCCGCGGGCATCCTGGTGCTTCTGCGAGAACTCGACCGTCCGCGCGCCGCGCTGCTCGCGGCGATCGTCTTCACGCTGCTGCCGCGATCGAGCTTCAACGGGGTCGAGGCCCGCTCGTCGGCGCTCGCGACCGCGCTCGTCGTCTGGGGCGCGGTCTGCGTGGTGCGCGCGGCGGTGCACGGCCGGTGGTGGCGCTGGGCATTCGTGGCGATCGCCGTCGGGGCCTCGGTCGCCGTCTTTCTCTACGCCGCGCTGGTGATTCCAGCGCTGCTCGTGCTGGCGTTCGCGGCATCGCGTGGCACCGAGACCGTAGTGCGCACGGCAGTAGTGCGCACGGCAGTGGCGTCCATCGTCGGCGTCGGCCTGGCATCACCGGTGATCGTGGTCGCGGCGGGGCAGAGCTCCCAGGTCGGCTGGCTGAGCTCGCAACCGGTGAACCTCTACACGGTCGTCGTGGAGCCGTTCTTCGGTTCGAGCTGGTGGCTTGCGGGGTTGGTCATCGGCTTGCTGGTGTGCGGTGTCGTCAGTCGCGCCACGAGCAACACCTATGCGCTGGTCCTGGCCTGCGCCACCTGGATCGTCGTGCCGGCGGCCGTGCTGCTGGCCGCGAGCGCGCTCATCTCGCCCCTGTTCACTCCGCGCTACCTCAGCGTGAGCTCGCCGGCGATCGCGATCATCGGTGCGCTGGTGCTTTCATCATGGCGTCGGCGCGCCATGATCGCGGCGGCGGTGGCGCTCACCCTGGCGGCCGCGCCGGCCTTCGTCGAGGCCCGAACGCCATTGGGCAAGCCGGGCGGTCAAGACCTTCGAGGCCTCGCGCACCTCCTGCAACAGCAGGCAGAGCCGGGCGACGCGATAGTGCTCGGCGACCGGGGAACGGTTTCGCTGCGCCCCCGAATCGCACTGGCCGCCTATCCCGACGCCTTCGCCGAGCTCGACGATGTCGCCCTCATCGGGTCATATGCCGATATGGGAACATACTCCGACCGGCTGATCGGCGGCGACGCGCTGGTCGCCCGCCTCGCGAGCGAGCGACGCGTGTGGGTGGTGACCCCGGCATCCGGCGCATCGTCGATCTCGGATGCGCGCCTGAGCGAGGCGGGCTTCGAGCGCACCCGCGTGCAGCGGGTGCCGACGATGACGATCACACTCTGGACATCTGCTGTTCAATAA
- a CDS encoding DUF1772 domain-containing protein, whose product MSLLPQITALIAILAVGIVYGTDAFCALVMRPALARVDDSVLAATMGNVHRHGDSRMPIPGAVGLVASAATIVLSAIAGHVASAATAGIALASLIVWMIVYVRISAPINRILASAADARETPANARALQASWDRVIVLRSVLQGLAIAALVIGVILS is encoded by the coding sequence GTGAGCCTGCTCCCCCAGATCACGGCCCTGATCGCCATCCTCGCCGTCGGTATCGTCTACGGAACCGACGCCTTCTGCGCCCTGGTGATGCGCCCGGCCCTGGCGCGTGTCGACGACAGCGTGCTCGCCGCGACGATGGGCAATGTGCATCGTCACGGCGACAGCCGGATGCCGATCCCCGGTGCCGTGGGCCTGGTCGCCTCGGCCGCGACCATCGTTCTGAGCGCCATCGCCGGCCACGTGGCATCCGCCGCAACCGCGGGGATCGCCCTGGCATCGCTGATCGTCTGGATGATCGTCTACGTGCGTATCAGCGCACCCATCAACCGCATCCTCGCGTCGGCGGCCGATGCCCGCGAGACACCTGCGAACGCGCGCGCCCTGCAGGCGAGCTGGGATCGCGTGATCGTGCTGCGCAGCGTGCTGCAAGGCCTGGCGATCGCCGCGCTGGTCATCGGCGTCATCCTCAGCTGA
- a CDS encoding ester cyclase, which yields MRAAPPPAAAVPREASLGVEFLSVDYINHNAVVADGREANRQFWATFFTGLPDVAVTMEDLIVSEDRVVGRFVYRGTHTGELMGIPATGAEVEMRSIDIWRVRDGLFVEHWDELNLLEVFQQLGVIPALGGASEDRS from the coding sequence GTGCGGGCAGCGCCACCCCCAGCTGCGGCAGTACCGCGCGAAGCCTCTCTCGGCGTTGAGTTTCTGAGCGTCGACTACATCAACCACAACGCGGTCGTCGCCGACGGCCGTGAGGCCAACCGGCAGTTCTGGGCCACCTTCTTCACCGGCCTGCCCGATGTGGCGGTGACGATGGAGGACCTCATCGTCTCGGAAGACCGCGTGGTGGGCCGCTTCGTCTACCGCGGCACCCACACGGGCGAGCTCATGGGCATCCCGGCGACCGGCGCCGAGGTCGAGATGCGCAGCATCGACATCTGGCGTGTGCGAGACGGCCTGTTCGTCGAGCACTGGGACGAACTGAACCTGCTCGAAGTCTTCCAGCAGCTCGGCGTCATCCCCGCCCTCGGCGGCGCCTCGGAGGACCGGTCGTGA
- a CDS encoding HAD family hydrolase, translated as MALPAQASGLDDLFDFYLRGYRSAWRPFPDSVELVRQVRASGFRVGLLTNGSEAQQLDKLKETGLLDWFDAVCISEKLGVQKPDPAAFHALAAGLGIDAAECLFVGDNLEHDIGGARGVGMTAVHVDRYGAHRGGIADVVMALLR; from the coding sequence GTGGCGCTGCCCGCACAGGCGTCTGGGCTGGATGACCTGTTCGATTTCTATCTGCGCGGCTACAGATCGGCCTGGCGCCCGTTCCCCGACAGCGTGGAACTCGTGCGGCAGGTGCGGGCATCGGGGTTTCGTGTCGGCCTGCTGACCAACGGTTCCGAGGCGCAGCAGCTCGACAAACTGAAAGAGACAGGATTGCTCGACTGGTTCGACGCCGTGTGCATCTCAGAGAAGCTCGGGGTGCAGAAGCCCGATCCGGCGGCGTTTCACGCGCTGGCGGCTGGGCTCGGAATCGATGCGGCGGAGTGCCTGTTCGTCGGGGACAACCTCGAGCACGACATCGGGGGCGCGCGTGGCGTGGGCATGACTGCCGTACACGTGGACCGCTACGGCGCGCACCGCGGAGGTATCGCGGACGTCGTCATGGCGCTGCTGCGCTGA
- a CDS encoding TetR/AcrR family transcriptional regulator, producing MNTASTLSAAGRTGRPVDRSSDSLILESTLELLAERDYEHLTMDEVAARTGKAKTTLYRRWATKEELVLAAIAAAGLSSEAESLPDLGSLRADLLAVIDSDWLGGPVRRMTIFANLASATRSSRTLAAAIRSDVTEPYVDIYRRLLDRAAERGQIGEGASNRIPLLAAVIPAMSTHRMNSSSEPLSRDFFVSVVDDVVLPALSAAAP from the coding sequence GTGAATACCGCGAGCACTCTCTCAGCCGCCGGCCGCACAGGGCGCCCGGTCGACCGCTCGAGCGACTCGCTGATCCTCGAGAGCACCCTCGAACTACTGGCCGAGCGCGACTACGAGCACCTGACAATGGATGAGGTCGCCGCCCGCACCGGCAAGGCGAAGACCACCCTGTACCGCCGGTGGGCCACAAAAGAAGAGCTGGTTCTGGCCGCGATCGCCGCCGCCGGGCTGTCGTCGGAGGCCGAGTCATTGCCGGATCTCGGCTCGCTGCGGGCCGACCTGCTCGCCGTGATCGATTCCGACTGGCTCGGCGGGCCCGTGCGGCGAATGACCATCTTCGCCAATCTGGCCTCGGCCACCCGCAGCTCACGCACGCTTGCCGCCGCGATCCGCTCCGACGTTACGGAGCCGTACGTCGACATCTACAGGCGCCTGCTCGACCGCGCCGCCGAGAGAGGCCAGATCGGCGAGGGCGCGAGCAACCGCATTCCCCTGCTCGCCGCGGTCATTCCGGCGATGAGCACCCACCGAATGAACTCGAGCAGCGAGCCCCTGTCTCGGGACTTCTTCGTCTCGGTCGTCGACGACGTGGTGCTGCCCGCGCTCAGCGCAGCAGCGCCATGA
- a CDS encoding SDR family oxidoreductase encodes MDINNAVVVVTGASSGIGAATARAASRAGARVVLAARREERIADLARELDGAIAVRCDVTEVVQVDTLVRTVLEEFGRIDVLVNNAGQGFQATIENIALDDFRAVLELNLVAPLAVMQAVLPTMRSQGAGSIINVSSGTTFGDVPGTGGYVASKIALERLGAIARNELEGTGVTVSTMIPFATSTEFMSSIKAGRAEAEEMTVGAQFDTPEMVADAILQLIESGAPRLDLVPVAYGGSR; translated from the coding sequence ATGGACATCAACAATGCTGTGGTCGTCGTCACCGGAGCCTCATCCGGCATCGGGGCGGCGACCGCGCGCGCCGCCTCGCGGGCCGGCGCTCGCGTGGTCTTGGCCGCCCGACGCGAGGAGCGCATCGCCGACCTGGCGCGCGAACTCGATGGTGCTATCGCGGTGCGCTGCGACGTCACGGAAGTGGTTCAGGTGGACACGCTCGTGCGCACCGTGCTCGAGGAGTTCGGCCGCATCGACGTGCTGGTCAACAACGCCGGACAGGGCTTTCAGGCGACGATCGAGAACATCGCACTGGACGACTTTCGCGCGGTTCTCGAGCTGAATCTCGTGGCGCCGCTTGCCGTCATGCAGGCGGTTCTCCCGACGATGCGAAGCCAGGGCGCCGGCAGCATCATCAATGTCAGCTCGGGCACGACCTTCGGAGACGTTCCCGGCACCGGGGGCTACGTCGCCTCGAAGATCGCCCTCGAACGCCTCGGCGCGATCGCCCGCAATGAGCTGGAGGGGACGGGTGTCACCGTGTCGACCATGATCCCCTTCGCGACGAGCACCGAGTTCATGAGCTCGATCAAGGCGGGTCGGGCCGAGGCCGAAGAGATGACGGTCGGGGCGCAGTTCGATACGCCCGAGATGGTCGCGGATGCCATCCTGCAGCTCATCGAGAGCGGCGCACCCCGGCTCGATCTGGTGCCGGTAGCCTACGGTGGCAGCCGCTGA
- a CDS encoding GNAT family N-acetyltransferase gives MTWQIAPVDYDHPDAERLRREQRRELDERYGSDDHEPGTPPSASDVAVFLVARDADGRAIACGGLRPLDDATVGAHSVEVKRMYVTPEARGTGVATAVLRALEAAAATLGAHRVVLETGTEQPDAIRFYEREGYESIPLFGAYIGGSLSLCFARPLP, from the coding sequence ATGACCTGGCAGATCGCACCCGTCGACTACGACCACCCCGATGCCGAAAGACTGCGGCGAGAGCAGCGCCGCGAATTGGACGAGCGCTATGGAAGCGATGACCACGAACCGGGCACGCCGCCCTCCGCCTCCGACGTCGCCGTGTTTCTCGTGGCTCGAGACGCCGACGGCCGCGCTATCGCGTGCGGAGGCCTGCGACCGCTCGACGACGCCACGGTCGGCGCGCACTCGGTGGAGGTCAAGCGCATGTACGTGACGCCCGAGGCGCGAGGAACCGGGGTGGCGACGGCCGTCTTGCGGGCCCTCGAGGCGGCGGCGGCCACGCTCGGGGCGCACCGCGTGGTGCTGGAGACGGGGACCGAGCAGCCCGACGCCATCCGGTTCTACGAGCGCGAGGGCTACGAGAGCATCCCCCTGTTCGGTGCCTACATCGGCGGGAGCCTGTCGCTGTGTTTCGCACGGCCCCTGCCCTGA
- a CDS encoding TetR/AcrR family transcriptional regulator, translated as MPRVRDDDATRERLSEAVFLTLAERGPTGLTLRAVAERAGCSTGLVLHTFKGKRELLLHARDVLHERTRERSDVLESEAPDAATALREVVFHALPSDSEKRAEARVWIGFLAAALSDPILAERHAQHSRAFAARLVRLLEASGKQGASSARAQASALAAAVEGISTLAAGDPEKWPAARQRQALELVLAATTA; from the coding sequence ATGCCACGAGTTCGAGACGACGATGCGACCCGAGAGCGCCTCTCTGAGGCCGTCTTCCTCACACTTGCCGAACGCGGGCCCACGGGTCTCACGCTGAGGGCGGTGGCCGAGCGCGCCGGATGCTCCACCGGGCTCGTCCTGCACACGTTCAAGGGCAAGCGGGAGCTTCTCCTGCACGCCCGAGACGTTCTGCACGAACGCACGCGCGAACGCTCCGACGTGCTCGAGAGCGAGGCTCCCGACGCTGCGACTGCGCTGCGAGAAGTGGTGTTCCACGCGCTGCCGAGCGACTCCGAGAAGCGCGCCGAGGCCAGGGTATGGATCGGCTTTCTCGCCGCCGCGCTGAGCGACCCGATTCTGGCCGAGCGCCACGCGCAGCACAGCCGGGCGTTCGCCGCGCGCCTCGTGCGGCTGCTCGAGGCGTCGGGGAAGCAGGGGGCGTCGAGCGCCCGCGCACAGGCGTCGGCCCTCGCGGCCGCCGTCGAGGGCATCTCGACCCTCGCGGCAGGAGATCCGGAGAAGTGGCCGGCAGCCCGCCAACGACAGGCTCTCGAACTCGTGCTCGCCGCGACGACGGCGTAG
- a CDS encoding LacI family DNA-binding transcriptional regulator: MTSEDNPFSSRAPVERHIGHVPTIHDVAAAAGVSKSVVSRALSGAPGVAPRTVALVKGAADSLGYVANANARGMSAHRTHTLGVFVRDAATPFYGHLLTAFQEQASARGYRAVTATGSGTFSLEEERRALETLVSLRVEGLIVCSGALPVDDIIPFARRIPTVIAGRPETDPSVSSVYCDEAGGGRGMAEHVVRLGHRRVAVMTHTAASSLTQSARTEAMVRHLRAAGVDVLPFRCEDYGLEIEGTDSIVQAVLDAGNVTALMAPSDSWALAVLESLQRRGLSAPSDMSVTGYDGVKPFTSSILGFTSWHQPLTLIGRLSVDDVVDQIEGLSQGARHRSIDGELIPGRTAEALPA; the protein is encoded by the coding sequence GTGACCTCCGAAGACAACCCGTTCTCGTCGCGCGCGCCCGTCGAGCGCCACATCGGCCACGTTCCCACGATCCACGACGTCGCTGCGGCGGCCGGGGTCTCGAAGAGTGTAGTGTCGCGTGCGCTCTCCGGTGCTCCCGGGGTGGCGCCTCGCACTGTAGCCCTGGTGAAAGGGGCCGCCGACTCCCTGGGCTACGTCGCGAATGCGAACGCGCGGGGCATGTCGGCGCATCGCACCCACACGCTGGGTGTCTTCGTTCGGGATGCCGCGACGCCGTTCTACGGCCACCTCTTGACGGCGTTTCAGGAGCAGGCGTCGGCCAGGGGCTACCGAGCGGTGACTGCCACCGGATCCGGCACCTTCTCGCTAGAGGAGGAGCGCCGTGCCCTCGAGACTCTCGTGTCGCTTCGAGTCGAGGGGCTCATCGTCTGCAGCGGCGCCCTGCCCGTCGACGACATCATCCCCTTCGCCCGGCGCATCCCGACGGTCATCGCCGGCCGTCCCGAGACCGATCCGTCGGTGAGCAGCGTCTACTGCGACGAGGCCGGCGGGGGTCGGGGAATGGCGGAACACGTCGTGCGGCTCGGCCACCGGCGGGTCGCGGTGATGACGCACACGGCGGCGTCTTCGCTCACCCAGTCGGCGAGAACCGAGGCCATGGTGCGGCACCTGCGCGCCGCCGGTGTCGACGTGCTGCCTTTCCGCTGCGAGGACTACGGCCTCGAGATCGAGGGCACCGACAGCATCGTGCAGGCGGTCCTCGATGCCGGCAACGTCACCGCCTTGATGGCGCCGAGCGACTCGTGGGCGCTCGCGGTTCTCGAATCGCTGCAGCGGCGAGGCCTCAGTGCCCCGAGCGACATGTCCGTGACCGGCTACGACGGGGTGAAGCCCTTCACGTCGAGCATTCTCGGATTCACCTCGTGGCACCAGCCGCTGACCCTCATCGGTCGACTCTCCGTCGACGATGTCGTCGACCAGATCGAAGGCCTGTCCCAGGGTGCGCGGCATCGCTCGATCGACGGCGAGCTCATTCCGGGCAGGACCGCCGAGGCTCTGCCGGCGTAG